One genomic segment of Ctenopharyngodon idella isolate HZGC_01 chromosome 7, HZGC01, whole genome shotgun sequence includes these proteins:
- the LOC127515489 gene encoding gastrula zinc finger protein XlCGF28.1-like, protein MDVLLAAIEIVTNTSGQQEHLNKVSEENPDPSPPSCGHPSVIGICVELKKDADVKDQEASDMCPADQDSFQHDSTTMLTDREEAEVPKQETGKRKRSRARKSTKTGVRSNRSNHHCLKCGQNFKTSVHFKRHKLVHSGERPHGCPECGKRFITSSELKVHLRVHSGEKPYHCSECGKNFAQSGSFSNHRRLHKGEKRYHCPECNKGFQQLIDLRIHQRIHTGEKPYLCSHCWKAFTTSGALRVHLRTHTGEKPYECKECGKTFCQLGGLKVHRRVHSGERPYACPVCEKRFKGHANLIAHKRIHTGEKPYSCTVCRKTFTDSRRLKEHQPPESEKKPFCCSICSEAFGALCQLKEHQQCHKGEKHHHCSDCGKAFTHLYLLRSHQRAHSDEKPYSCTECGKCFRRSFELKMHVNTHSEVRPHPCSECGKSFRRAAELRIHQRVHTGEKPYFCSICGTGFKQSSQVKVHERTHTGERPFPCPECGKTFKDKRSLQTHQRVNHK, encoded by the exons ATGGATGTTCTTCTGGCAGCAATAGAGATAGTGACGAACACTTCTGGACAACAGGAACACT TGAATAAGGTGAGTGAAGAGAATCCAGATCCAAGCCCACCTTCTTGTGGCCACCCCAGTGTGATTGGCATTTGTGTGGAGTTAAAAAAAGATGCTGATGTTAAAGATCAGGAAGCCTCTGACATGTGTCCAGCCGACCAGGATTCATTCCAACATGATTCAACAACCATGCTCACTGATAGGGAGGAGGCTGAAGTCCCAAAACAAG aaacTGGTAAAAGAAAAAGGAGTCGCGCaagaaaaagcacaaaaacaggAGTGCGCTCTAACAGATCAAATCACCATTGCTTGAAATGTGGACAAAACTTCAAAACGTCAGTTCACTTTAAAAGACATAAATTAGTTCATTCAGGAGAAAGGCCTCATGGTTGCCCTGAATGTGGCAAGAGGTTCATCACATCTTCTGAACTAAAAGTGCATCTGCGTGTTCACTCAGGAGAAAAACCCTACCACTGTTCTGAATGTGGCAAGAACTTTGCTCAGTCAGGGTCCTTTTCTAATCACCGCAGACTTCATAAAGGTGAAAAACGGTATCACTGCCCTGAGTGTAACAAGGGTTTCCAGCAACTTATAGATCTACGAATTCACCAAAGGattcatacaggagagaagccgtacCTGTGCTCACATTGCTGGAAGGCCTTTACTACATCCGGAGCATTACGAGTTCACTTACGAACTCACACTGGTGAAAAACCTTACGAGTGCAAAGAGTGCGGGAAGACGTTTTGCCAGCTGGGTGGACTGAAAGTTCACAGGCGTGTTCATTCAGGAGAGAGGCCTTACGCATGCCCTGTGTGCGAGAAGCGCTTCAAAGGACACGCCAATTTGATCGCACACAAGCGCATTCACACAGGAGAAAAACCTTATTCATGCACTGTGTGCAGAAAAACATTCACTGACAGCAGGAGACTAAAAGAGCACCAGCCACCTGAGTCAGAAAAGAAACCATTTTGTTGCAGCATCTGTAGTGAAGCTTTCGGCGCATTATGTCAACTTAAAGAGCACCAGCAATGTCACAAAGGAGAGAAGCATCATCACTGTTCTGACTGTGGAAAGGCCTTTacgcatttatatttattaaggAGTCACCAGCGTGCTCACTCAGATGAGAAACCCTATTCCTGCACTGAATGTGGAAAATGCTTCCGCCGGTCGTTTGAGCTGAAAATGCACGTGAACACTCACAGCGAAGTGCGACCTCATCCTTGCTctgagtgtggaaagagcttccGCAGGGCTGCAGAGCTTAGGATACATCAGAGAGTACATACGGGAGAAAAGCCTTATTTCTGCTCCATCTGCGGCACAGGCTTCAAACAGTCGTCACAAGTCAAAGTGCACGAGCGCACTCACACGGGTGAAAGGCCATTCCCCTGCCCGGAGTGTGGGAAGACCTTTAAAGACAAGAGAAGCCTGCAAACACACCAGAGAGTGAACCATAAATAA